Proteins from a single region of Dictyostelium discoideum AX4 chromosome 5 chromosome, whole genome shotgun sequence:
- the ecmK gene encoding cellulose-binding domain-containing protein: MKSIVLILLGLLLTIAFVSAQNSEEFNDAVARGRPPYSCPGNCGGEHTCHVKDNKCSCYDHGHYREVYLVFKCINSWVDCGKTYTQYDVTIVNPTNCNILDIYIGYDYSFRLRDSSSLWNMVRISPGVMTLPSYQESINAHASYTFGFIIEGNRQPNLSILYIRF, encoded by the coding sequence atgaaatcaatagtattaatattacttggtttattattaacaattgcATTTGTTTCAGCTCAAAATTCTGAAGAGTTCAATGATGCAGTTGCAAGAGGAAGACCACCTTATAGTTGTCCAGGTAATTGTGGAGGTGAACATACTTGTCATGTAAAAGATAACAAATGTTCTTGTTATGACCATGGACATTATAGAGAAGTTTATTTAGTGTTCAAATGTATTAATAGTTGGGTTGACTGTGGTAAAACTTACACTCAATATGATGTCACAATTGTAAATCCAACAAACTGTAATATTTTGGATATTTATATTGGTTATGATTATAGTTTCAGATTAAGAGATTCAAGCTCACTTTGGAATATGGTTCGTATTTCACCAGGTGTTATGACTCTTCCATCTTATCAAGAATCAATCAATGCCCATGCATCATACACTTTTGGTTTCATTATTGAAGGAAATAGACAACCAAATTTAAGTATCCTTTATATCAGATTCTAA
- a CDS encoding cellulose-binding domain-containing protein: MKSIVLILLGLLLTIAFVSAHNSEEFNDAVARGRPPYSCPGNCGGEHTCHVKDNKCSCYHHGHYREVYLVFKCINSWVDCGKTYTQYDVTIVNPTNCNILDIYIGYDYSFRLRDSSSLWNMVRISHGVMTLPSYQESINAHASYTFGFIIEGNRQPNFNILYIRF; this comes from the coding sequence atgaaatcaatagttttaatattacttggtttattattaacaattgcATTTGTTTCAGCTCATAATTCtgaagaatttaatgatGCAGTTGCAAGAGGAAGACCACCTTATAGTTGTCCAGGTAATTGTGGAGGTGAACATACTTGCCATGTAAAAGATAACAAATGTAGTTGCTACCATCATGGACATTATAGAGAAGTTTATTTAGTGTTCAAATGTATTAATAGTTGGGTTGACTGTGGTAAAACTTACACTCAATATGATGTCACAATTGTAAATCCAACAAACTGTAATATTTTGGATATTTACATTGGTTATGATTATAGTTTCAGATTAAGAGATTCAAGCTCACTTTGGAATATGGTTCGTATTTCACATGGTGTTATGACCCTACCATCTTATCAAGAATCAATCAATGCTCATGCATCATACACCTTTGGTTTCATTATTGAGGGAAATAGAcaaccaaattttaatatcctTTATATCagattctaa